Within the Raphanus sativus cultivar WK10039 unplaced genomic scaffold, ASM80110v3 Scaffold4183, whole genome shotgun sequence genome, the region GCCTATGGTGACCAAACAAAAACCTGCGATTTCAACCTAAAAGGGCTCTTTTACACTGGAGTCTCTGTAGCACACACCAGATCCGGTTAGTTAGTTACACATATCTttagaactttttttatttatttttaatgtataaatGTATAAATTAGTTTTGGTGATCATTAATTAAATACATGCATGTAAACAGAAAGCATAAAGTACGTCATGCATCGGGACATGGTGGAATGGCGAGGTCAGAATCCTCCTCCGGCAACAATGATGATCATATCAGATGAGCTGCAAGGTGTCTTCGATTGGGATCTGCTCCGGCTACAACAACGGACGCGATACAACCTTTTTCTGGCTTATTCATTTGAGGTGCCTAATGTTGCAATTATCCTCTCCACAAGTGCAGAGTGGTGCTGGAAACGTTTACTAAATAGTAAACCAAGCAGATTACGTGCTGTTCAATGTGCCAAGTTGTATTGCAGTTCGTGCAATTTCGATTGCCGGAACGTGAATAAATTCAAGAAGCATCTCTCGAGTTATAAGCACTTACGACAAGTATGCATCctctcgatttttttttgtctagtATGTACATATATAGggacaaaacaaaaccaatgtTTGACTGTCTAATTAATAACTACCACTCATCCACTCGCAGGAGGATGTAAACCCTACGTGCGACGAAGTCATACGTGTAACGGAGAGCTGGGGAATGAACTACAAGGCTACTCCTGAATACGCCACAGCTAAAATACAGGTGTGGTGGGACATGATCGCTTGTCCGCTTCCCCAAGGTTATGATGCTCGTCGGGTCCGTCCCAGTCTAGAAGCAGCATTTAAGGAACTAGGCTACTCTGGTCCTGTCTCAATCACTGCCTATGCCGACCATAACCATACTCCCctccaagctctctcttccacTGGTGTGGATGCTGTGCACGTCGTTCCCTGTTagtcctttttttctttcttttttagcATTTAAAATTTCTACGCTAATTAAAACTGAAATGCTTTCCTTTTATTAATTGGTGATACAGATTTCACAGGCGTGTCCTCAGATGTGCAGAAGTGGCATGATAAGAATCCTCCTCAGGCTGCTGCTATAATGATGATCATATCGAATCATGTGCATTTGTATGAAGATTTGCTTGTCAATCTACTCCAAGAGAATAATTACAACCTTTTTGTGGCTTATTCATTTAGGCCTACCAAAATGTCATTCCTCCTCACTTCTGCAGAGTGGCTCTGGGACAGATTACTTTCAGGTCCTCTCCACTTCTGTTTTACCTATATGACCCACCCACCATGCACCCTGTCTTTCTCtaagcttttttttctttcaattgcATTTCCGCAGTTTCAGAGAAAAGTGCACAGTTTCTTCAGAAGTGCAGTGAAAGTGAAAGCGGTGAACCTAGAGCAATGTTTTATTGCAAATTCTGCAGCTTTGCTACCAAAAGCATTGATAATTTCAGGACACATCTCTCAACTGATGAAGCACATGCACAAGAAGTAAagcatcctctctctctctttcacttCTTTGTATAAATAACTTTACCTAACTTTTTAAGTAAGAACcctgttttaactttttttcccACTCGCAGGAGAAGAGAATTCCTGCGTATCATTATTCTACTATTGAGAGCCACAGGCTAGCCCGAGTAACTCAGTACCGTCGAGATCACTGCCGAGaggcaagttttttttttctctttcttttttttttaacaattattgTACAATATTGAAGAACTAGGTAGTAGTCGCATGTATACTCAAAAATGTGTCATATATTGTAGACGAAAAGGTATCGAAAGAGCAAACGCATGAAGAAAGCGATCCGTACGGGTTTTGGACTTCTTCATAATCAGTTACTTCTTACTAATCAACGTTAATCTCAAACCCCAAAATGGTGAACTTGTTACGAAGTTATCGGCAGCAGCTCTTTGCTTTTCGTTtctagtataaatatttaatttgaagtATTTTATTCACTGATTATGATACTGTTTGGTAGTTCTTTTCATTTTTGGATACCAAGCTGTCcgaaattttaaattagatCAAAGTTTAAAGTTTCGAAAGAAGAAACAGTAAGTGTTCATctgaaacaaaatatgaaattagaTCAAGTTTAAACTTCTTTTCTGTCCCACAAAAATTATAGACTACACACAGCATtatgaaatatgaaaacaaCATAAACTATTTAGAAAACAGAGcataaagtttgaaactttaagATTCTTTAATTACCTGGAGCTATGCAGCCGTAAGATCCAGCGATCACAGACATGCACTCAGAAGTACCGGAGTCTTGTAAGAACTTGGCGAGACCAAAGTCAGCAACATGAGCTTCAAAGTTTGAATGGAGGAGGATGTTGTTCGATTTAACATCTCTATGAACAATCAGCGGAGAAGAATCGTGATGGAGATAACAGAGTCCTTTCACAGCTTCAAGAGCAATCTTGTAACGTGTGTCCCAATGCAAGTGTCCTCCTTTCTTACCATGCAACACACACCTCACCGAGACTACCATTAAGCATGTACTCATAGACAAGCAGATTCGTCTCGTGGTTAGAGCAAAAAACGAGCAGCCTCACGATGTGCCTGTTGTATCTTATCCTTCCCAAGGTATGAATCTCTGCTTTGGTCGTGGGAAGATCCACGGGACATCGCGGCGAGTCTTTTCACGGCGACTTGATCACCGTTAGGCATGACGCCTTTGTAGACGATCCCAGCTCCTCCTTTGCCTATACGATGTTGTCTTCTTTGAGAGAATCCAAAACATCTCGCAAGTGAAGTCTAGTCTCTGGAAGGCTGTTAGCTTCCAAGCTTGCGACTCGCTCGCCTTTGATTATCAAACGCGATGGAACAAACGAGGAGCCCAAGAACGAGCAATAGCTTCAGAGAAGCGGACAAAGGTCCTTTGCTATGACTCTGGAACAAACGAGGAGCCCAAGAATATTTGTGAATATTCTTTTATGgagtaagaaataaaataatacattagaaaaataaaattacactAATTTAGAGTAAAATATGGAATAATACATGGAGATGTTTAAAGTCACACTATAATTCTAAAGATAtgcataaaatgtaaatgaaaaaaaaattgtttttgtttctgttttcaCTATTTGATTTTGTTATAGATCAGAAAAAATGAACATCTCTCTACTCATTAACCATCTGTGACACATTGTTACCTTCTTAAGCTAAATTAAAAAAGTCGGGTCGTTCGTAGCCAAGTGGCTGCTGAGCTCTGCCTTCGGGCCCTGACGTCGGGGGTTCGACCCCCacttacctcagtttgaggattaaagGTCTAAAAGTgaccagttgacaaaaaaaaaaaaaaaaagcaaaattaaaaaaaaaaagctggtAAAAAACTTATTCACCccttaattaaaaaacaatgaaaggggaaaattaagtaaaaaaaaaaaacatgacttATAAACTACCAACACTGATCCGTCTCCCATCGGGTCGTCGTGTAAACCCGACTCGCCCGACCCATCGCTCCAGCGTGCACTCGTCTCCCTCGTGCTCCCAGCGTCGAATCGTAGATCGCTCTCGTCGTCGGATCCGCCAGCGTCGCGTAAGCTTTACGGATCTCAATGAAATCTCGTCCGTCCGATTCCTCCGACGCGTCCGGGTGGTGAACCTTAGCTAAGCTCCTGTACGCCGTCTTGATCTCCGTCAACGACGCCGTCTCGTCGACTCTCAGCAGTTCGTAGAGACTCGACGCTTGCCGACGAAAGGATGCCGTTACGGCTGGCTCGGCGTCGAGAGTTTGAGCTGCCGAAGCTCTGAACGACGTGGCTCCGGTGGGAAACCGCGCGTTTTTGTGGCGGAGGAGTCCGGTGGTTTTGGGCTGAGGAAGGCTGTTTCCCGGGGAGAATCGAAGGGAGTTAACGGCGGAGTAGATTAGAGTTCCggacattttatgtaattaagTTAAAATTGGAGGGGCAAATTCGAAAGATAACGTTATGAATTAAGCGCAGAGAGTTCGTCTGAGAAGCAGATATGAAATCACAAGAGGAGATGGATTGAGGAACGGCCGTTATTTATAGAGCCCAAAATATTCATTACTTTAATTGTTAAATAATACTCTCTCTGTATAATtataaatgtcgttttagatttgtgcacacggattaaaaaaatatttaattttgcatattttcaatataaaaatatcgttaccgatacaattcaaccaatagaaaaatagaatggagaataaagttaataaattttgcattgaaactttaaaacgatacttattttgcaacgaaaaaaattctctaaaacgacatttaatatgaaacggagagagtaatattatatttacttttattcgATGTCGATGGTACGATGACGTGTCATCCAGATCAAGAGATTGCCCTTCTGGAATCCCTCTTTAACGGCTCGGTTCAGCAGCCTGGGCTTCGGTAAAGATTGAAAGCTGTATATACTTATTATTCGTATTATCATAATTTCAGAATAATTACTCTTTTGTTTATACATGTTTTTTGACAAATTTTGTTTATACatgtttatgaaatttaaatcggtttttaaaattaaaggaTGCATTTTTTGAAAAGTCAATCATAATTCTCTAACCATTAATTTAAATGTGGAAATGGTGTTTATAAAGtactataataatatattataaatgtcATCTCCACTGATTATAAAAGTACTTTGGAGATATATTCGATTCCAAACAAACataatgtgaaaaaaaaatcatgccCAGCAAATCAACGGTTGTGTGAGCACAGATTAAAGTATCTTTGCAACTAAGGAAAATAATCCATACGAAAAGGGAAATAATCTATTCCATATTTtaccagaaaagaaaaaacaaaggaaaacaAACGCACCGTCAgataaattcataaatatcaaTGCCTTTCTAGAAGCTTTTTTGTGTTTATATGCAGAACCATTTATTACGTTTGTACATTTTATTACGGTCGCAATAGTgtagagagaaaagagacaaAAGTGTCTCACAACTCACAAGGACGTGTCGGTTAGGCCAGGTAGATGGATATGGACTTCTAGAAGACAATACGATTATGTGCAATAACATACTCCTTGATATGTGTTTAGTTTGAACGATGGTTTAGTTGTTGacatattacatatttttagtAGTAAATGTAATAGATGGGTCGTTAGTTTATTTTTGGATGAGTGACTAGCAATAGTTAACGtgtatatttttacaaatatagTAAAATGATTAACTATAAGGTTGATTGTATTGGTGCTTTGTTTAATTATGTAGTTAAGGGGGGGGGGACtattgctttgtttcaagaACTTGGTGGGAAAGTGTACTCCAAGTTCCACAGACGCTGGCTCTACGTTACGTAATTTCCTTCTTGAAATATGCAAATTAATCAACTATATTTCTGTTACTACCAtcaactaattatttatttttttttgctaaattgtaaatatcatataaatgaaTAGAAGAGTTTTACATCTTCGACAATGAGCCATCTTggcaaaaaagaaataaaaacaagatgGATCAACAATTTAAACCTACAAGCCAAAGCTTATCTCAACCACAACGCCATTAATGGCGAGAACTTCTTGCTATGTCTCCTAACCGAAATGATATTCTTCATGTCACGATCAATGCCAAGGAACACAGCTGATGGAGTAAGAGAAATTTGATTGTGCACCAAGTCCATCAACTAATTATATTCAACTGTTTTTCCAGTCATCGTGAAAACTTGTTAATTGAAAAGGGTCACCACAAAGATAACCACACGTCCACAAGTAACTGCACTTAGTCCCTAATGCAAAGGATAGTAAAATGTGTATCCTTGCACTTAATCCACAGCTAACTACCCTGAGTCCCTAATGCAATAGTTGATTAGTAGTAGATTGTAATACACTTGTTGTCCTTGTGTCCATGTCCAGATAAATAGATTATTGTGTATTAATATGTGGATGTTTTGCTGGCTATATAGCAACAACATCTTTGTTTCACAAGTTAATCACTATATTCCCCCGAAGTCGTTGATTCGAAgcttaacttatatatatatttagtgtttGGCTTGTTTTAAATAAGATGTTTTGTggataaataattgaaaaaacgACGTAGCTGGACAACTCGGTATAATGCGTATAGTGGAGCGACAACTCGATATGAAGCTACCTGGCCATGTGCTTAACTGAAAAGCACTTCTCAACTTcttataaaattgaattattgaATTCCTTTTTaagaattatttaattaataggATTAATTATATTGAATCCATACTTTGAGCAAAGTTAGGTGAATAACCCCAAAGCTTTATAAACCGGATTTGCGTAATTCCAGTTTATACTATTTTAGGAAAGACGTTGGCTGGTTACCTTTCTCTCATGGTTGGGTGAACCATGTAAACTGCGACACTAATTAGCCAACTTGGGTCTAGTAAAAGGCTATGAGttgttaataattattttttttcggCTAAACATTTTATTATCAATCCAAAGATACAAATCATTGCAGTATTacatataatcaaattattacaaaacatatatatgccagaaaacaattaaaacaaaCAAGTGAATTATCGATGCTTTTTATCGAAGCGTTTGCGAATAGTCAGTTACATTCCTTGCGAGAAGTGAGAACTTATACAGTATTGTTCATGGGAAAGTTGGGCTAGAAGATTCGCGGGTCATAGGCCTCTTTATGTGTAGGCTGGAATAGAAGTAAAATAAACGTATTTGTTATTGGGCTTTGTTTTGGGCCGTCTTAGTTTAACATGATTGTAATGGGCTCTCTTTCATAATATATAACCCATCACTTGACCAGAAATAGAAAAAGATTGGCGGGTTagagcatccacaatggtgGATTCCATTGTGGAATCCTTAGccatattattaattttttttggtttttgttttttgtttaaatagttAAGGATTCATTGCCAAAAAATTGTCTACAATGGTGTATCCCAATTTGGAatcctaaaataaaataaaaagaaatttaaaaagaCAATTGAAATCATTTTTCAGTTGATGTTACTTGCTGTCCAAGATACCCAAATCAACCAGAAATTGAGCCAAGTATGATAAGTACTGATGAGAACATTAGAGTGAAATAACGTCTAACTAGGACTAAACCAGTCTCTAAATAAGCTGCTGAAGCCCCAACCTGTGGCATAAGAACAATGAATT harbors:
- the LOC130507215 gene encoding uncharacterized protein LOC130507215 is translated as MRARAEYATAKIAVWWDMKDCPIPDWYDASQIRQRLEGAFMERGYSGPVSITAYGDQTKTCDFNLKGLFYTGVSVAHTRSESIKYVMHRDMVEWRGQNPPPATMMIISDELQGVFDWDLLRLQQRTRYNLFLAYSFEVPNVAIILSTSAEWCWKRLLNSKPSRLRAVQCAKLYCSSCNFDCRNVNKFKKHLSSYKHLRQEDVNPTCDEVIRVTESWGMNYKATPEYATAKIQVWWDMIACPLPQGYDARRVRPSLEAAFKELGYSGPVSITAYADHNHTPLQALSSTGVDAVHVVPYFTGVSSDVQKWHDKNPPQAAAIMMIISNHVHLYEDLLVNLLQENNYNLFVAYSFRPTKMSFLLTSAEWLWDRLLSVSEKSAQFLQKCSESESGEPRAMFYCKFCSFATKSIDNFRTHLSTDEAHAQEEKRIPAYHYSTIESHRLARVTQYRRDHCREANEKVSKEQTHEESDPYGFWTSS
- the LOC130507214 gene encoding chaperone protein dnaJ 11, chloroplastic-like, with the protein product MSGTLIYSAVNSLRFSPGNSLPQPKTTGLLRHKNARFPTGATSFRASAAQTLDAEPAVTASFRRQASSLYELLRVDETASLTEIKTAYRSLAKVHHPDASEESDGRDFIEIRKAYATLADPTTRAIYDSTLGARGRRVHAGAMGRASRVYTTTRWETDQCW